DNA from Fusarium verticillioides 7600 chromosome 4, whole genome shotgun sequence:
TTTGCTTCGGTCATCGTCGCATGACCTCCGGTCCGCCTTGTATACCCTAATCTTTGAGGGTCAGTAAATGGCTCTTCTATATCAACAATGTCACCGAGAAAGATAGAATGTTTATATGAAAACGGATTAATTCAGTTTATCACTCTTAAAAAGAATATTTTGGAAGTCGTGGTGCGTCTTTTGGTCGGCGGATTGTCTGTTCGGCGATCAGGGGAACCCAAGAGTCGGCGACTGTTCACTTACAGGGATCTTTGATCCGGGCAGTTATGGCGGACTGCGCGGGCTTTCAGGGTAATAATACGCCAACAATATTCAGAAGAGAAATGCGTAAGATCTACTAAGTCAATTTGGTGCGCATTTACTCCTTCTGCCGGTCCTCACTTATACCTGGGACAGTAGATGCTCCATACTAGGTTTCCAATATATGACCACATGACCGCCTCGATATATGCGCGAAGATCTCGAGACAAACTAAGGTCGGCCTTTGTCTTTGCGACAATATCACGGAACTGGTCGATGTTCTGTACAATCTCACGTCGACAAACCTCTTtcgcctcttcctccccgaTAGCACTCTCTTTCATGATGACCCAGATTGCATTGAAGACGTAGTCCTGCCCCATATCCTCAGCTGCCTTTCGTTCTTTATCCCATGAGTAGAGGTCGTTCGTCAATCCTAGTGCGGCATATCCCGGCCTTCCTAGGCTCATGCATAGATCGTATTCTTCGTCGGGGATGGTAAGTCCCATACCAAAGGTTAACGACCCGAACCAGATCCTATTGCTGTAAGCCGAATGCACATCTCATCACTTTCTTTGCTATTTTCTTACAGTTCGCCTGCGTCTATAACTCGTGCTGGAATATACTCCTCCAAGGTCTCAAAAGACGTCATTCTtgttcgagatgctgacTGAACAAAGCTTGCCCatgccttcatcgtcgtAATTGCCCGCCTTTTATCGATGGCCATCATTTCTAAGAATATTTGTGCCTGGAGCTTTTTCTCGGGACGGCTTCGGGCATTGACCTCAAGTGCAGGGGTTACAAACGGCTGAAGAAAACTATCGAGATCTTTCGTCGGGTTTTTGAGTTCAAGCATTTCCATATCATCTGTCAAAATTCAATATAGCCCAATGACGCAATAAGTTAAAGTCTCATACCGTCATAGAGAAATGCAAACTCGTTCGCGTACGAAACAATCTCAAGCCTTTCCGGGCGACATTCGGGGATCGTTGCGCTTATGAAGCCGTACGGGTCGGCTAGGCCGCCCTTGTACCCATGCACTGGCCGTACGTAGCGAGTCCAATCTTTCTGGGCTCGAAGTGCTCCATCGATCTCCTTCAGCGAGTCCCTGTGCATTCGTAAAGGTATGTCATGACCCAAGCCGTGTGTCTCATAGAGCGGGGCCTTGATTTCGTCAGAATAACAAAAATCCATGTCTCGAGTCCCAAGAGTGCAGAAGTCTTGTTAGACCTCTTATCTCTGGTTTCTATTAGCCATATTAAATAGTAGACATGAGCCCGCTTAATTCTTATCAATATTCTCATGGGCATTTATATCGTCGGCCTGAAATGGTCAATGAGCCGGTCAACCTTTACCCGAAGAGTCTGATCATCCGTTATCAACCATGTTTACGGACGTATCGCCACAGCGCACACTTAAGGACAAATCTTTCCATCAATAGCCTAGGCTAGGAGAGGAAAGTCCTGACAACTCGGGCCTTGATTCTAAGTGGCAAATAGATCTAGTTGAATGAGCATACCTAAGTCTAGGATACCTTTTTCCGGGTTTTATTCTGGCACTCTATCACGGTCTTATGTTCGCTGACGCTTTGAGAGTAGTCTATCGGGGATATCCAATCATAATATACCCAGTTATTTCTCTAGAATGTCATGTTGTTCCTCCTTGAACCATCGGTCGTCACTGCTCCAGTGCTCTTacatctcaacatcattgaTCGACATGATAGATGGGGATCCTTATAGGAAGCATGGAAGCACACTGTATATATTTTAGAAGATCTAATAATTTTCAACATCATGTTTTCAGACCAATGTCTGCATGAGAATGTCAATTGCATCAAGCTAGTCGTTGTAGTTAGCTGTCTGCTGTTTCTCACACGTGACACACTCCCCAGCGGGGTCATCCActctcatcatgagcaaTTGTCAGCTTCACCAAACATCCAGCGACACCAGCCAACCACGTTGTCTGCTTGTGGTCACCCCTGTATTCTTACAAAATCTCATGGCTACGCGTATCAATGCCCCTAAAAAGGTCCGCCTGGCCTGTCGACGCTGTCGGGTCCGTCGCATTAAGGTGAGAACCTTTGTCTGCTGCCAACAACTCGACCCTTCAAGCTAAAATctttcctccttggtctgTGTTAGTGCGATGGTCAAGTACCCGCTTGCAGCAACTGCGCAAAGGCTGGGCAGGTCTGCTTGGATGTGGACAGTCAGAACTCAGACGTTGTTATTCCCCGCAAGTGAGTACGCGTCACGGCGTCCCGGAGCCTTCATTGACAGCTCTAAGTTTCGTGTCTGCTGCCCGTGAAAGGATACGATGGTTGGAAGATATCATTAGAGAGCGTCTACCGGACATAGACCTACGTTCTGGTCCTCAGGTCGATCCTTCGTCTGATCCAACGGCCCCCTCGCAGGATGAGAGAATCCCCGAAGATGCCGATATCACAATATCCTCAATTCCACCAGTGCCAACAGTTTCTCGCAAACGGTCAGCAGAGGCATCAGGACAGTCCGATCAAGATGAATCTTTTCCAGAAAGCGCTCATTCTGTTGCCGTCAACCTTGGCATGCTTTCTCTCAATATCGATTCACCCCAAAAGCACTACCTTGGCTCAAGCTCAGGACTTCTCTTCACAAACCTCATTGGGGCGTCCCCGCCAAGTGTGGAATCCACGTCCCAGTGCCCTCAAGGGGACAAGTATGCTGGAGAGCTTGAACGGAGTGATGACGCTGttgctcaagatcaaaacaGGAAGTACCATCAAGAACTGTACAATCTTCTGAAACAAGTAAGTCCATCACCTGTGGTGCGTTAATTTGATCTCTGATCATCGACAGGAGCTACCGTCAAAGCATAATGCCCTTGTTCTAATACACACATACATCCGTTGGATCCACCCCGACTTCCCCTTCCTAGAGCCGCTCTCTCTATTCAGTCCCGTCGAAGCCATATATTCCTCCCTTGAGGGCATTTTGGAATGCGATGTCTCCTCCCATGGTTGGCCCTCTAATATGCCGCCGTTTCGATGGAATGGAAGAGTGGTAATCCCAGGAATTTCCAATGAAGAAGGCGTTACCTTGTCAGCAGTCGCCTTTATACTCTTCATGGTCTTCAACATTGGCGCTCTGGTCAAGGTGCGATCACGAAACTACGACTTTCCGCCGCAACGATTTTACCGTGCTGCCCTCCAATTCTCAAAAGAAGCCTTCGCTCATATTACTTTGTCCTCTATCCAATCTTTGATGATGCTAGTTATGCATGGCATGCTTACGCCAGCAGAGGTAAACTTGTGGACATTAGTGCATCTTGGGTTGGCCTACTGTGTCGAGACAGGTATACATCGGGAACAAAGCCAGTCGAATTCAGACGGCTTTGCTATGCTACAAGTCAGACGCTTCACCTTCTTTACCATCTACTCTTTGGATAGGTAATACTGCATAAGCTCGGATATGTGAGATCATACTGACTATATCAGATCCATTTCATCAATACAGGGAAGACCCCTTGGCTTTAGGGACGAAACATTCGACGTCAAGATACCAGAAGTGTCGTCTAACCCCGATGAGAACATGCAGGGACCACTGCCACCATCATTCGTTACTGCAGTAACGTATTACTCGTCATATCATTTCAGATTGGACCGTATTGTGTCCGACATAAAGCTTCACCTGTATCACCTACCCGGTGATTCTAGCTTCTTCCCATGGCCGGACAATCCCACGGAACAGCAGGCCAGGATTCGGCAGACTTTGCAAAGTTGGTGGCAGGAAGTCTCTAACGACGCCTTCGAGTATCCCAGTCTTGATAACCGGCAACGGGAAGTCTGGAAGATAAAGCTCAGACTGAAGTACCATACAACGATGGTCCTACTCTTCCAACCATCCCAAGTTATCCGGCAGCCCGCTTCAGAGGCGCTCCGAGTCTGTTTTGATAGTGCGGCTGGCATCCTCGATGGCTACCAGCGGCTGCACGATCTCCATGGCCTTCACTTTGGATGGAGAGCAGTGCAGAATATTTTCGCGGCGGGTGCGACCTTGATCTATTCATTCTGGACGTCACAGGCTGTTCGGGAAAAGGCGTCACCAGAGACAATGTCAAAGAATTTGCGAAGCTGCTCTACCCTCCTCACAATTGGTGGCGAATGGTGGCCGTCTGTAAGGAATGGTCAAGCCAGCTTTGGGTCGGTCGCAGATTTGACCATGAAGAGGCTGTACATGGCGGATGCGTCCAACAAAGCTCCTCGACTGACTTTACAACAAACTGCGTCTGCCAGACCAAGAGACGTAACCGACATTGGTGCAACTGGAACTCAGCATGAGCCTGAATTCTCAACCGATACTGGTCAGTCAGCAGCGATTGACACAAATGCAGCGTGGCAAAATCTAGACTTGGATGTCGGAAGTAATCCCGACCAATTTGACTGGCCAGCAATTGAGGGCGGATTTGATCCGGAGATCGAGATGTTTCTGGAGGACTTCAACAGATCCGATTTTACCTGGAGCTTTCCACTGAATGGCAATCAAGATCTGGACCTCTTCGGACCCGATCTTAACCCCGGCTTCTGAGCTCGGGGTATCACGATGCGTTAGTGGCTTGTGGGGCAACGGAGCAGTCCGTCAGCAGCGAGAAATGGAAAAATGGAATGCGGACTACTCCAAAGCTCCCTCGGCTACGGGATCCAGATTCGTAGATCGGGTTTGTGCGATAACAAATAAAATCATGCTGATTATCATGCGAGGGCACAACAATTGCTTTGTCGCAACTGCTATGCATATTCTACAACTATCGCAAGCATGGCGCTGACAGCAACACGACTCAATCTGCGGCGGGTTTTCTCCGCGCGACAGAGGCCATTAGCACAAGCGCGACGATGCTTAGCAACGCGCTCATCTCATGTCGCACTGAGCCCTCTTGAACCTGTTGGTACCACGGCTCATTTCTTGATAGCAATCGCTAATTGAGTCGCAGTACAATGCCCTCGATTACACCTCGCGCCTCGAATCCCTCCGCCGCGTCCAAGGCGCTAATAAGCGACCCTTGACGCTCTCCGAAAAACTCCTCTACAGCCACTTAATCCACGACAATGACGATTGGGTACTCGACCAAATAGAGCGAGGAAAGACAATCCTCCGCCTACGGCCCGACCGTGTTGCTTGCCACGATGCGACAGCGAcaatggctcttcttcaattcATCAGCGCAGGCCTACCACGCGTTCAAGTACCAACATCGGTACACAGCGATCATCTCATTGTCGCAGAGTACGGGTCCAAAAAAGACCTCCAGCGAGCTGCGGGTGATCATCGCGAGGTCTATGCTTTTCTGAGTAGTGCTGCGAAGAAATATGGTATTGGGTATTGGAAACCCGGTGCGGGTATTATTCACACTACTATCTTTGAGAACTACGCTTTTCCGGGTGGTTTGTTCATTGGGACAGACTCTCATACCCCCAATGCTGGAGGAATGGGAGTTCTCGGTATCGGAGTTGGCGGCTCCGATGCTGTGGATGCTATGGCTGGAATGCCATGGGAACTTGTCTGCCCCAAGGTCCTGGGCGTTCGTCTGACAGGACGCTTATCGGGCTGGGCCTCTTCCAAGGACATCATTTGCAAGCTTGCCGGCATATTGACCGTGTCCGGTGGAAAGGGCAAGGtcatcgagttctttggtCCAGGCGCTGAGACATTGGGAGCCACGGCCATGGCCACTGTTTGCAACATGTCAGCTGAGGTCGGATCAACTTCGTGTATCTTCCCTTACTCGCAGGCCATAGCACGGTATCTTACAGTGACTAAGCGAGGAGACATCGCTCGCTACGCTGACGGTTTCACTGAGACATTGCTTACTGCCGACCGTGGCAGTGAGGGCTATTACGATGAGGTCATTGAGATCGATCTCTCAACGCTTGAACCTCACATCAACGGCCCCTTCACTCCAGACCTCTCCCATCCTTTGTCCCAGTTCAAGACACGAGTTCAGGAGAGCTCCTGGCCCTCCAAGATCAGTCATAGTATGGTAGGCAGCTGCACCAATAGCTCTTACGAGGATCTCGAAAAGGTCTACGACCTGGTccaacaagccaagaaggcagGTATCGAGCGGCCCAGAACACCCTTCATGGTGAGCCCCGGTAGTGAGCAGATTCGTGCAACTGCGGAGGTGAGTGGCATCTTACCGAGTCTGAgagaggctggagctgtcgTCCTCAGCAACTCTTGTGGACCGTGCGTTGGGCAATGGGACAGGAAGGATGTTGACgttgctggagctgagaACTCTGTTATCTCTAGCTTCAATCGCAATTTCACTGGTCGTCATGATGGAAACCCCGCTACGCATTCTTTCGTCACATCCCCCGAGATTGCAACTGCTTTTGCTTACTCTGGTGATCTATCCTTCAATCCCATGCACGATGCCATTCCCATCGACGAGTCGGGTACCTCTAACTTCCGATTTACCCCTCCCGTCGCCCACGAGCTTCCTGAGAGCTTTGTAGCTGGTAGTGATCTCTTCCAGCCACCTGTGCTAGAAGATGCGTCAGATTACAAAGTTGACATCGATGAAGGCAGCGATCGTCTGGAGCTTCTGACACCCTTTGAGCCCTGGAAGCCAGGTCAAGCAAAAAACATGCAAGTCCTCATCAAAGTCTCTGGGAAGTGTACAACAGACCATATTTCTCCCGCAGGACCATGGTACAATTATCGCGGTCATCTGTCCAACATTAGTCATAACATGCTCCTCGGTGCAACGAACGGGTTCCTCCCTGATGCCAACTCATTAAGCATGACTGGCAAAACCCGGGATCCTACAGACGGCACCATCAAATTCATCCACAAAGCAGCACGGAAAATGAAGAACGCTGGTATTCGATGGTGCATCATCGGTGATATTAACTACGGCGAAGGTAGTTCCAGGGAACACGCTGCGCTAGAGCCCAGGTTCTTAGGTGGTGTAGCGGTCATTGCAAAGAGCTTTGCCCGCATTCACGAGACAaatttgaagaagcagggaATGTTTCCGTTGACCTTTGCAGACCCCTTGG
Protein-coding regions in this window:
- a CDS encoding aconitate hydratase 1; the protein is MALTATRLNLRRVFSARQRPLAQARRCLATRSSHVALSPLEPYNALDYTSRLESLRRVQGANKRPLTLSEKLLYSHLIHDNDDWVLDQIERGKTILRLRPDRVACHDATATMALLQFISAGLPRVQVPTSVHSDHLIVAEYGSKKDLQRAAGDHREVYAFLSSAAKKYGIGYWKPGAGIIHTTIFENYAFPGGLFIGTDSHTPNAGGMGVLGIGVGGSDAVDAMAGMPWELVCPKVLGVRLTGRLSGWASSKDIICKLAGILTVSGGKGKVIEFFGPGAETLGATAMATVCNMSAEVGSTSCIFPYSQAIARYLTVTKRGDIARYADGFTETLLTADRGSEGYYDEVIEIDLSTLEPHINGPFTPDLSHPLSQFKTRVQESSWPSKISHSMVGSCTNSSYEDLEKVYDLVQQAKKAGIERPRTPFMVSPGSEQIRATAEVSGILPSLREAGAVVLSNSCGPCVGQWDRKDVDVAGAENSVISSFNRNFTGRHDGNPATHSFVTSPEIATAFAYSGDLSFNPMHDAIPIDESGTSNFRFTPPVAHELPESFVAGSDLFQPPVLEDASDYKVDIDEGSDRLELLTPFEPWKPGQAKNMQVLIKVSGKCTTDHISPAGPWYNYRGHLSNISHNMLLGATNGFLPDANSLSMTGKTRDPTDGTIKFIHKAARKMKNAGIRWCIIGDINYGEGSSREHAALEPRFLGGVAVIAKSFARIHETNLKKQGMFPLTFADPLDYNKVQEGDVISLLDVDGDALQPEKQVTMKVVNKAGTEWTAQLNHSYHAHQLAWLRAGSALNHVKKTILGSSA